In Paramormyrops kingsleyae isolate MSU_618 chromosome 18, PKINGS_0.4, whole genome shotgun sequence, the DNA window GCATCAGTACTCGCCGAAGTCGGGCCAAGAGGTCTGCCCAGCACTCCCACTCGCAGGGTAAACACCACGCCACCTCCCTGCTGTTTGTTTGAGTTTAAATAGCACCgttcaaattatatttaaatttacattaacACTTTTTGCAGAATCACTATATATGTAATTCCAATGAGGCAGAACATTATGACCACTCCCATATGAAGCAAATAAAGTTGACTGTCTCATAAAAATGACATATGTTAAGGTTTGCGATATATTAGATGATAAGCTAACTTTGGGTAGCACACGAGAGCCTTTTTCACGTCTCGCTCTCCTTGACAAGTGTTGGCTGCCTGATATCCTGTCGGCAGTCTGTTGTGATTTTCCCTCCTCGGTTCAGTGTTAGTACAGTAGGTACTCACTGTTAGTAGGTACTcactagggctgcacaattctgggtaaaatatgaaccacttttttttttttaactcaaaaTTGAAAATGCAGTTTTCTCTCTTGATTCTTGACCAATGTATTTctgtctattattattattaatattaaatttcaTTTGCTCTTCATTACAACACCTTCAAGCAAATGATTTCAACAAATGTCACCAACATAATTTGATTTTGGTTTATTCAGATTAATATTCGATCAATATAGAGTCCTGACCTTGATCATTTCTGTAAGAATTCTTTTGACAGCGCAGGGAAGTCCTCCGATGCATTTTAGTGTTTGTTAATCTATGCCGGTACATCGCTATTTCTGCTTATACCTGCGTTTTATGACACGGATGATATATTTGTACACAAACACAGTGTTGGGAAGGttacttttaaaatgtaataggtTCCAGATTACTAGTTACCCTGTTTAAACATAATAAGTAATGTAATTATTTTGATTACTTCATCAAAGTAATTTAATCAATTACATGTGATTACtatttgattacttttctaacAAATGGCTACATTAGGCAATAAAGCAGAAATGTCCCAAAGACTTAAGGCGGACCTGCATTGTCTGGAAATATGCCATAAGAGGGCATTTCTGCACGATTAAAAGATGCACAGCCGCAAAAATAATGTTATATTTTACATATGAGGTTTTTACCAAAAATGATATATTTGGATGTAACCCCTTTGTAATCAGCAACATTTTGGGTTAGTAATTGTGATTTAATTACTTATGTTTTTACAGCAACTGTAACAAATTATGGTTATTTTGCAATTTGGTTACGTTACGCATTTACATATAACTAGTTACTGCCcaacactgcacacacatgcagtaaGACATCGTTTTGAATATTTCTCTTTTTTAGCTTCTTATTCACATATGTTTCTCTTCTGCATTTCCACTGCAGATTCTGACTCGGGTGAGGGGATCAAAGTGACgagagagcaggaggaggatGTGGAAGTGGAGCAGGACGAGGGCGACGAGGGGGGGGAGATGGAAGAGGGGGATACTACGGGGGAAGAGGCCGGAAGCGAAGGGAAGGCGCTGCGGTCGGGGCCCTTTACAGACCGCAGTGAGTCTCGAGTCTATGGCTCTATCACCCACAAGTGCGAGGTGAGGAGCCCCGGCCATTTGTGTGGAGATTGTGTGTTTACCTGTGAGTTCCTGTGCATGCATTTTGGTCTGTAACAGTCTGTTCGTCTTTGCCGGTTTTTTCCTGTGATCGTTGGTATTCACATCTGCccagaaatatacagtatgcGTTTGTTGCTTGAAATAAAGGTTTGTCAGTGTGCATTTTGGTTTGCATAACTCATTCGGATGATTTAATTCACTAACCGCTGATTTTGTTTTAGAATATGTGTGAAAGTGTGTCCTGGCTcatgtgtgtgttgtttttttattaagcTTGTTGATAATTTTTGTAGGACTGTGGGAAGAAGTTTACACACACTGGGAACTTTAAGAGGCACATCCGCATCCATACAGGCGAGAAACCGTTCAGCTGTCGGGACTGTCAGAAAGCCTTCTCTGATCCGGCAGCCTGCAAGGCTCATGAGAAGACGCACAGGTTAGTGCGTTACTGCTTGCACGTGCCacttggtttttttgtttgtgttttgtacAAATTGAGACTGGATATGGAATGTCCCCTTTATCGAATGGTTATGGCTGGATTGGCTCAGTCCTGTGAAGCCGTACAGCTGCACAGCATGCGGTAAGAGCTACCGGCAGATCAGCCTGCTGAACCTGCATCGCAAACGGCACACGGGCGAGGCGCGCTACAGCTGCGAGGACTGCGGCAAGCTCTTCACCACCTCGGGTAACCTGAAGCGGCATCAGCTGGTGCACAGTGGAGAGAAGCCCTACCATTGTGACTACTGCGAGCGGGCCTTCTCCGACCCCACCGCCAAGATGCGCCACCTGGAGACTCATGACACTGACAAGGGCCACCGGTGTCCCCACTGCGACAAGCGCTTCAACCAGGTGAGGCCACCGCACGCCTGACTCCTGCCTCTGTGGAAGCTGAACAGGACGTATGTTTTTTAGGCTCTTCCAACCACGAGAACTGCCTCTCATCTCCCACTGACCTTGAGCAATAGTATCGAGAATTGCGGAAACACATCCAATTTTTACaaattgcagaactttattcaactgttgctccagttacttatttaatcatccagtgtatgatatttgaaacattctttgattgtaaACATTACTGCCAATATTCGGGTAGTGATTTTTAAAGCGTGATGATGCCAAAAATGCGAGGTGTTTCCTCAGTTTGGGCCAGTGTATTCCTTCCCTTTGATATGTGACCGGCCCACCTAGCCCGTAGGGTCCAAATGGCATGAATAGACAGCTGACCAAATGACACACCTCCCAACACCTGATCTGCTGTATTTACTGTCCCCACTTGgaccaggtactgtacttttggtacttcaagaaagcaccaaaagtatggtacttcaaggcgttggttttccactggtgtaagaACTAGTTCTGGCGCCGAATAACATCACAAAGGCGAGGCGTGTTATTTTGTACTGAAATCGAAAAAtggtattttatattatattacaggGCTGGACCATGtacaatattaataccaacattgcatgttagGCACATGCAATTCTTGCATTGCTAGTCAgctaggtgtttttttttttactttaaattcTGTGTGGACATTATAGCGCAGGCAGTTTAAGTTTAACTGAAACATTTTTATCTGTTCTTTTGACCAGATCgcaataatatatttttttttacttagttTATCGTTGTTTTCCGAGTTCGCAGCTTTTTTTTAAGATTGCGGTTGTATTgcgaggcaggctatttgcataactaATAGACAAAGAAAGCGTTTCAAGTCTCAccccaaagtactgaagtaccaacGAAGTTCCCCAGCTGGtttggaacttttggtactggaacttcACTGGAAGTCAGTGGAAAAGCGAAAATACCAAAAGTACTATAAtttgtgcagtggaaaaacGATGTTTGAGTCCACTTATAGAGGGCTCACTGGTGTGTTTGTTAATGAAGGATACCTGATTCAACCATCTCCTGTCCAGAAATGGTTTTTCTTCCACTCCTCTCTTCTGGCACTGGCAGGGATGCTGTAAAACCCTGTTTTACTCTGTGTTCCTGCAGTTGGGGAACCTGAAGGCTCACCAAAAGATCCACATCACAGACGGGCCCCTGAAGTGTAAAGAATGCGGGAAGCAGTTCACCACCTCGGGTATGAGTCGTTCCCAAAGGGGGGGTGTGGATGATGCCGCTGGTTATGTCACTGTGTGGTCTGTGCAGGCAACCTGAAGAGACACTTGCGagtgcacagcggcgaaaaacCCTACACCTGCATGCACTGTCAGAGGGCCTTTGCCGACCCTGGGGCTCTGCAGAGGCATGTCCGCATCCACACTGGTGAGCCCGGCACTGCATGTAGAGCCTGAGCCTGCCCACTGCCCAGCAGAGACGCTCATATCATCAGCACAGTTGCTTATGGCTATTTGCCAACACAGATTATTCCCGTGTTGTGTCACCACTCATTTTCATGTAGGGGGTGTAGGATACAGTAATATGGAAATGTAACTGCAACATCTGGAATgtttagtcattttaaaatacagacgctcctctacttacgaactttcaacttacgaactttcagacatacagacagacttttagtccaaattgtgttcgttgggctccCACTTCCTGACCGcaacatcagttttttttctgcacgccaattccgcctagtacgactctAGCCGCTACTCCCACcatgcagcagcgtagcgtgcgtactcccagcatcctagctctttgtacttgtgtatacccttaaaatgatgttgaataacgacttacgaacattttcaagttacgaacggccgttcggtaTGGGAGgttttttctgcaaaaaataaaatgaaaatggaaaatgataaaaagaaaatacaatctccaatttgccatttagtttccaAAGTCTGTGCtcaaaaatcctgcaaaaatttaaatgaaatagcaccatttgcattttaattttgcaCTCATttatgagtcagatgtgaaaaatttaaaaataaaattaaaaaccctttttgtcttttctttttccagtttgacttttcatttcttacttttcattttcaagttcactacatGCTAATATGTTAGAGTGGGGCGGTGGGCAGAGCCACGGATCACAGAGTGGGGCGGTGGGCGGAGCCACGgatcataaaaaaatatttcgtAATTACGAGATCAAGATCTCCATTATTTTTCTTTAGACACCTTATAATTTTAACTTTATTCTCATAAGATGAGTTGAAGAAAAGATCTCATATGAGAAAAGATCTCATAATTACATgataaattttttttcttttgtgaatGCATTGTGCTTTCAGTGCTGGGTCCTTAAAAATACAAAGTTTTATCTACCAAATAATTTGCACTTGGCATACTAGTCAACAAGCATTTTTCGTTGAAATAAAATGCATGTCTCAACATAATAAAATTGACTAAACTTTTAAGTTCCTTATTTTTACTGACGATTGTAGTATACAGTGATGTGGCTGTATATTTTGCATTCACGGTCGATTCTCTGGGTGCCtaatgtgtctctgtgtgatTTCTAGGAGAAAAGCCTTGTCAGTGTCTCATTTGTGGTAAAGGCTTCACCCAGGCTAGCTCCCTAATCGCCCACGTCCGACAGCATACTGGAGAGAAGCCGTATGTCTGCGATCGATGTGGAAAAAGGTCAGTGGAAGTCCCTAGAAAACACCTTTAAAGCCTTCTGGGGTCCAGTGTGTCAGTCTATCTTCTCTTCTTGTTGTTTAGGTTTGTCCAGTCTAGTCAACTGGCTAATCACATAAGGCACCATGACAACATCCGACCTCATAAATGTCAGGTCTGCAACAAAGCCTTCGTCAACGTTGGAGACCTGTCGAAACACATCATTATCCACACAGGTAATTTTCATTTGTATATCCTGTACTCAAGCATGCAGTTTCTGAAAGAAATGTGCTTAGAATTGAGATCATGATTCtctgtaatgattttttttcttagatttaaatgtttatttcacGTACTCATTAAACTGCAAACTGTGCCAAACATATGATTGATCCAGGACCGGCATATCAACTTCTGACAACAGAAAGGAAACGCTCAACTGGCCATTCAGTTAGGGTAACCAGccgtaccaaaagttccagtaccaaaagtgccagtggagtacttttttggtactttgatACTTTAGGGTGGGAcctgaaatgctttctttgcCGAATGGTTATGCAAATGACCTGCATCTGAAGCTCAATAAAACCACGGCCTTGAAAACAGTTACGAACTCAGAAAAGtacaataaatgaaaaaaaatgaataataaaaataataatggaaGCGTGGACAAAGGAAGTGACTCAGGCTTTAACTGtgatctggtcagaagaacGAGAAGTCTGGATagcataaaaagaaataaagtattttggaTAATATACTACGGCAGTACAGTATTTGAAAATTTCTAAATATATCAATGTggttttgttgtaataaatattgtggtatttatataacaaaaaaaggagttcaatataaatttctcaaaaacccatctaggagtgatttaaacagcaaggatgaaaatgattatgattgtctcagagTACGCATGCAgtactcatgcaaaagcagtggaggtaaactttaaattgatttttaaacatacagTATCCTAGATAATTTTGAAAAAGAATAATgattaaaatggcaaaacttgataatttttttccctatgacagagcaaaaatgttttagtgaaactttgctataatgtctgtatacagaattgaaagtaagaaaagcctgatcttaatctagctgactggCGAATTAAGAATCGCAcatgcataacatgcgatgttggtattaatattgcacattgtcCAGCCCTATACTACAGCATGTTCTGCATGTTCTCTCTACTTCTCCTTTCTGTCCCTGCCGCTTTCCAGGTGAGAAGCCATTTCTGTGTGACAAGTGTGGGCGGGGCTTCAATCGCGTGGACAACCTGCGTTCCCACGTCAAGACGGTGCACCAGGGCAAGGCTGGCATGAAGCAGCTGGTGGTGGCTGGGGATGAGAGCGACGGGGGCGGAGAGACGGAAAAGCTGCACGTCAGCTCCACACCGGCCTCGGAGCTGGACGACAGCGAGGTCAACATAGTCACCGTCACCACTGACGACATCGTCACTCTGGCCACCGAGGCTCTTGCCGCCAGTGCTGTAGCTCAGTTGACAGGTCAGTAAGCTCTGtaaaagagggggggggggtaagatgGGAGCAGCTGGAGGATGAGAACAAAGGGTGACTCTCAATAAGCATACTTGACTGTACTTGAGTTCTCGTGTCCCCATTTTACATCATTTTCCgttgctgaagaccagttccccaaataagaccaatcccatgattctgTGCCTAAAATTCTTTCTTGGGAGACAAGTTAGCAAGAGCAGTCTTGCCAAGACGACAAGTACAATCTTTGTGTTATTGGTATAGAGCAGGGgagcccaactccagtcctggggggccggagccctatgtatcttagttctttccctgttccaccataaatgattcagcttaagagctgtgtggtgattagcacaaggagctgaatcaggtgtgttaaatgaggggaaacccaaaaatgtgcagggctctgcccccccaggactggagttgggcgcCCCTGGTATAGAGTAACACCCTGGGTTAACAGAGAGAACATTGGTAATGGAGATAGAAGATGATGAGAGAAAAATGAAGAAAGTTTGTATCTATGAACTTGTGTAAATGAATGTACAGAATTTTGCTGCCTATATTGAGATATTTGGTATTTATTAACGGTGTTTTGTTTCAGTGGTGCCTGTGGCAGCGTCTGTGTCAGCCGACGAGACGGAGGCCCTGAAAGCAGAGATCACCAAGGCTGTAGAGCGAGTACAGGAGGCTGGTAGGGACATGCTcaaacatgcatgcacacatttTCACTCAGGGGTACCTGCAAAAGCACCTGCATTCATAGAAACGTATGCAAGTATGTACACATTAATTTGATGATGCATTCATACATACTCATTCCGATCCTTTATCTCCTATTCCCAAACAGGGCATGCAAATAGTAGAAAaggaaataaagaaatataGGATGGATGTATACGTTCCGTCACCTCTGAAACAGATTTGCTGTGCATGCTAAGTTGCTTTGCCAAAATTCTGACCCTGCGGTGTCTGTTTTGTCCTTACCGCTGCCTCCAGACCCCAACACACAGATTCTGTACGCCTGCGACTCTTGTGGGGAGAAATTCGCAGATGCCAGCTCGCTGGCACAGCATGTGCGCATCCACACCGCTCAGGCCCTCGTCATGTTCCAGGCCGACTCCGACTTCTACCAGCAGTACGGGGGGGCAGGCGCCTGGCAGGCTGCTGAGCAGGTCCTGCAGGGCGGCCAGCTGCTGTTCCGCACCAGGGAGGGGGAAGGGGAGGTGGAAGGGGAGGTGGAAGGGGAGGTGGAGGCAGGGGGCGATGAGGCTGCACATGCCCAGGCCCCGAGGGAAGGTACAGAAGGGGCTCCGGGAACTGAGCCTGGGGTGCTGGCTGAGCCAGAGACTGTGGAGATGGAGTGTGCCCACCAGGAAGAGTGAAGTAGCACTGAAGGTTCAGCTTGCATTTGCAGAGAGCGCCCGGGGTATCGAGGACTGGCATGTCATCCGGTGCTGGCAGGCTTGCTGCCACAGGAAAGCAGCTGCCATTTTTGTAATGGTGGGTAAAACAATATTTAGCCATCATCTGTGCATCACAACATGACAGTGCCATGCAACCCTCAGTTAAATGTGAATTAGGAATCAGAATTTAACTGCTGAGCTGTTTCCCTCCTTCATGGATTCTCAAGCTGCTTATTCCACCGTTTAAACACCGCATTTTCATTCATTCGTTGTAGCAGTAGCCAACACGATTTAATGAACTGTTGTATAATTCTCACCTAAGACATAGTTAATTTTGTCATGACGCTGTATTCTTCCTCCAAACACACTCACTTTAAATGTAAACCTGTGTAGGAACAGGAAGGTATCCCTGTTTCTTATTTGCGGCTTTTTAATTGACTTTGGAGAATACCTTTGGGGATAATGAGAATCGAAGAAAGTGGGTAAAACTTAAGTGTATATTTTTGTCTGACTCCACTACAGTTCCTATTCATTGACAGGCTAATTTAAAAGTAACTTCTTTTCATACTGCCGGTGAGACGTGCTCAGGTTGCCCCTATTGCCCTTATTGCCCCTATTGCCCCTGGCTTCGGTGAGTATGCGTTGTCTGTGTGACAGAGCCTTTGGTGGGCAGGCTGAGTGCCACCCTGCAGAGAAGTGAGGCTTACCACTGACTCTGTGTGGTGGACGGAGATCTGTGTTTCATTGCTCTGAACCAAACCCCAATGCAAAGACAAAGAAAGATTAATTGAGATAAAGGTAGATGTTACATCCATACCTTTAAATGGCCTAACAAGAAGTGATGCATTTGGAAATCCACGGACACAGTTTCTCTCTTTCAGTACTTTGACCATCAAACTTAAGTGTgcttaatgcattttaatgattAAACCTTTACTTTTTTAAATCACGTGTTGTCACATAGAATGTTTAACTATTCTATGTTTGACAGATCATATTTTcccaaaatagtttttgaaTCACATTCAGGGTCCAATTTCCTGTGTAGGGAATCTGAAATTTTAAACTCGACCGGATTAAACAGAGCAAGTATGATGCTATGTATATTATTCAAATTCAGCAGTGATATTTTACATAAATAGTAGAATTTTATCTGGTATCTTCCACTAATTTGGACAAAACAGTTTGGTCTATAAATTGATTTGTAAGTGGAAGCCAAGGCTGTGATGTTGCTGTGCGTTGGTAGGTGGTTGTCTGGATGCTAAGGTACTTGAAGGTACAGATCCACCTGAAGTGAACCTGAACATGTTTGTGAAGGGTTGCCTATCAGATGACACTCAGCCCTTAATGCATAAATCAGAGAGGTATTAAGATACATGAATACCCTAAGGCGGATGTTCAAATGGACTCTTCCTTTCCCAGCCCATTATACTGCCTGACAATTTATTGTATTAACAGTGCACTAAATAAATGCAGAATTGCACTTTGTTTTGGATGTATGGAATTTTCAGTTGTCACATAGAAGTATATCTCAGGATATGTCTAGAATGTACCTGAGGGCCAGGTATATATCTGTAGTGGTCAAATATCCTTATGaaatgataataaaataaatacataggcATGAGTTCTTCATTGTAAATATCATATGTGGATTGTGTTAGATACTATTGTAATTCAGGAAtggataaaacattttttcagaTGAAATTGCATACTTCAGCATTCAGGTTATATGCAGCTGTCCTGGGGCCTGAATCACagagcaggatttcttgcttagcctgataacttgtcagatttaaggtactgcagtttaaatggactttatcttcgttcacttacatttagcccagactaccttaaatccatgtgatacaggcccctaatatttagatttttttttttttaacatagcTGTGTAACTATGGTTCATTTGACCAGTGGCATAGGAGAGTTATCGATATTTTtattgggtggggggaggtgactgaatccaaattaaatattgggggttacaatcccccctcccccagtttcCTGCTCCCCCTGGCCACATGTGGTATGGCACAGGGCGGCTGTTGTGAGTCTGAAAATGCTCGCTCTCTGCCTGCTACTCTGTATCTCAATAAAATTTTAACTTTCCTAAGAATTAAAAGGTTTACTTTATTTCACAGTCATATCACTTTAAACTGAACATACATATTTGATTTGAAATAGAATCAGTGCTAACTTGGAGTCCCCAGCTAACAGTGCTGTCAGTTACTGGCATACAGATTGGTGCGATTTCAATGCATCAAATTCAGAAGTACTTCTGTGTATTATTGTTAGTCTTTGTATACCTTGTATTTCATATCAATCCATTATAATTAACTCCCTACTACACCAGCATCTTCTACAAGGTACTTCTTGGGTTATTCTTGAAACATTCGTTCTTGGGTTATTCctgaaacagttttttttaatgatatattGGTATTTGTATTGAATTATATATAGTACAAACAATCCAAACCTAATAATGTTGTTAAATACGATGTCAAATGTAATTGGATAACGACGTTCcagtttgtttattattttattattaataatgtctaATACGTTGAATCTACGTTGTTTTGGCTGGACTCATCGTTAGATGATGAACACGTGGTGCATCTAAATTCGGCTTCAACTAAATGATGTCATATCCGTTTGGGAGTCACGAGCTCTGTGTCAACTCCACTCCTTAAATCCACGCAAgttgtatttacattttaatttaatttagcgGTAGCCAGATTAAAATTAACTTCTTTAACAGTGGGATTTGTCGTTGTAGTATGTGTGGCGATTTTATCAATTAATAGAAACACGTCCGTATGATATGAGTTAGCTGTCGGTTGCAGATAGACTCCCGACAAGAAGCCTGAAAACAGTCTACTTTTAAGCAAAGAATCGAAGATACTAGATGTATTTCATTGTAACGAAACAGCTGAGTGTTTAGACAATGTTACATCGTTGTTTAGTAAGAATGTAGTATAAATAATATCGAAGAGGAATATTTTGATAATATGTTCAgtctttcagttttaaatagCGGCATACTGTGACAAAGCATAACATAAGTAATCTGCGATGTTGAAACCGTACAGCTCACAGGTTTGGTAGATTTTTTCTCCAAAAGTTTGAACATTGAGTTGCCTGGATGTCTCGTTTTACGAATTATGACAGTTTTCCGCATAGATCGTTGTTAAGCAAGAACGGCGTTAACTTCAGATAAACAGTCGTTTCAGATTAAATGTTAGATAGCAGAACCACGTTTGACAGCTAGTTTCAGTATCCGTAATTTGAAATGACCACAGTTTCCAGAAGCATTTTCTTCATTCGAAGAAATTCGCATGGTAATATGCAGTTGGCTCGCATTTGGTAGCTACTTTATTTTAAACTGTTTATTACAATAATTGTGATTAGTTACCTCTGTGCTACTTAATGGTGATAAACTATGTAAAGGAATCTTCATTAACTAGGTTAGTTAGGTTGCAGCTGAGTTTTAATGTTTCCCCATGCACTCCTAGAACCGCTTCATTTTGCcaaatctttttttccccatagtTCCCCTATTTTTAAGTAACATGACTCGCTCGTGTGCATGTTTATTGTGCTTTTAAAGGTGTAATATTGAAAAGATCAGCTCGATGGGAAAAGTCTTTCCTGTAAAATACTTATAACAACCCTTTTCATAATTTGAGGCATAGTGGATAACAAACGATAGTCCTACTGGAGAGTATCTGAAATCTGTAGGCAAGGAAGGGGACAAAGGCTCATGGATCAACCCAGAGTTATAGACCGGATCCTGGAGAATATTTCCCTGTCCGTGAAGAAGGTAGGTAACAACTCTTCGGCATAATCTGGACAGACACTGTTAAACTGGCATTAAGTCGTCGTCTAGGTTTATGCAGAGGCTTATGAGATAATATAGTATTGGAAAATTGGCAGAAATTTCTCCATGTTGGTGTATCAACGGTGATAGTGTTAGTCAGGATTGTTAAGGTCATTCTATAGTTATAAAGGCTTTAGTATTACATTTCCTCACGTGCTTATGTTACATTCTGCGTGACTAAGGATAATTACTGGATATTGGATAACTGAGTGTTGTGCACTGATTTTCATGCAATTAACGTCTATAACATTCCTTTCACCCCACGTTTTAACAGCTTTTCATAATCTCCTCTTACATACTCTTGAGCAGGTGTTATAGCGCGGTCCTGTTTCGTTATCTAAAGTAGTTTCTGTAGTTTTTTAATCTATTTATTTTGCTCATCGATTTTCTTGTTCCTCTTGTGATTGACAAATGACAGACAGGTGACAGTCtttccccattttttttttcttccatttttccAGTAGAGGGCCATCAGGTCACATGATAATCAGCTGCTTGAAATTTGGATTAGGTCACCCATTCAGACTGGTGATCCTTGTTTAATTCCTGCTTTATGTTTTTCTCTGTGATGTAGTGTGTTGTCTTATATTGACGTAATTAACTATACATGTGGCTGCACTGGCCTGATGTATCTCTATTATAATCATCTGATGTATCTATTATAATATTGGTTATATTCAAAATAATTTCGCAATTACGATAAAATTGGTCACCAaagaaatattattttatagtaGACCAGCATGCTTATTTAGAATTGTTAAAACATTAATTGTGTACAGAAATACTTTGCTTTAGGCTGCATTTGTGGGGAACGTGGTTTAGTAATGGAGGATGCTAAGGTTTAACTAGGAAATTTTCCATCTGTAGCTGCAGAGTTACTTTGCTGCCTGTGAGGACGAGACACCAGCCATCCGGAATCATGACCGTGTCCTGCAGCGTCTGTGCGAGCATCTGGACCATGCTCTGCTCTATGGGTATGTCAGCGTATTTGCATATGAGTATTTACATGTACCCAGTTTGTTGTAG includes these proteins:
- the zbtb17 gene encoding zinc finger and BTB domain-containing protein 17 isoform X1 produces the protein MDFPWHSGKVLEQLNHQRQQGLLCDCTFVVDGVDFKAHKAVLAACSAYFRTLFLDQKDVVHLDISNAAGLGQILEFMYTAKLCLGPQNVEDVLAVATFLQMQEIVNACSAYRSFAIPGPYQATKADRVEELDPPETAMQGEVASTQRDGSGQEVQGSRTEDLKASANESSPATHTPPEDHGSPEDESAKPQGPPAEASSPPQPSQPPQRRGTRTSSRRLVEAEEKEAEAAKEVPEFQDDPTDADYAPKIPFRSVTERSCISTRRSRAKRSAQHSHSQDSDSGEGIKVTREQEEDVEVEQDEGDEGGEMEEGDTTGEEAGSEGKALRSGPFTDRSESRVYGSITHKCEDCGKKFTHTGNFKRHIRIHTGEKPFSCRDCQKAFSDPAACKAHEKTHSPVKPYSCTACGKSYRQISLLNLHRKRHTGEARYSCEDCGKLFTTSGNLKRHQLVHSGEKPYHCDYCERAFSDPTAKMRHLETHDTDKGHRCPHCDKRFNQLGNLKAHQKIHITDGPLKCKECGKQFTTSGNLKRHLRVHSGEKPYTCMHCQRAFADPGALQRHVRIHTGEKPCQCLICGKGFTQASSLIAHVRQHTGEKPYVCDRCGKRFVQSSQLANHIRHHDNIRPHKCQVCNKAFVNVGDLSKHIIIHTGEKPFLCDKCGRGFNRVDNLRSHVKTVHQGKAGMKQLVVAGDESDGGGETEKLHVSSTPASELDDSEVNIVTVTTDDIVTLATEALAASAVAQLTVVPVAASVSADETEALKAEITKAVERVQEADPNTQILYACDSCGEKFADASSLAQHVRIHTAQALVMFQADSDFYQQYGGAGAWQAAEQVLQGGQLLFRTREGEGEVEGEVEGEVEAGGDEAAHAQAPREGTEGAPGTEPGVLAEPETVEMECAHQEE
- the zbtb17 gene encoding zinc finger and BTB domain-containing protein 17 isoform X2 → MDFPWHSGKVLEQLNHQRQQGLLCDCTFVVDGVDFKAHKAVLAACSAYFRTLFLDQKDVVHLDISNAAGLGQILEFMYTAKLCLGPQNVEDVLAVATFLQMQEIVNACSAYRSFAIPGPYQATTDRVEELDPPETAMQGEVASTQRDGSGQEVQGSRTEDLKASANESSPATHTPPEDHGSPEDESAKPQGPPAEASSPPQPSQPPQRRGTRTSSRRLVEAEEKEAEAAKEVPEFQDDPTDADYAPKIPFRSVTERSCISTRRSRAKRSAQHSHSQDSDSGEGIKVTREQEEDVEVEQDEGDEGGEMEEGDTTGEEAGSEGKALRSGPFTDRSESRVYGSITHKCEDCGKKFTHTGNFKRHIRIHTGEKPFSCRDCQKAFSDPAACKAHEKTHSPVKPYSCTACGKSYRQISLLNLHRKRHTGEARYSCEDCGKLFTTSGNLKRHQLVHSGEKPYHCDYCERAFSDPTAKMRHLETHDTDKGHRCPHCDKRFNQLGNLKAHQKIHITDGPLKCKECGKQFTTSGNLKRHLRVHSGEKPYTCMHCQRAFADPGALQRHVRIHTGEKPCQCLICGKGFTQASSLIAHVRQHTGEKPYVCDRCGKRFVQSSQLANHIRHHDNIRPHKCQVCNKAFVNVGDLSKHIIIHTGEKPFLCDKCGRGFNRVDNLRSHVKTVHQGKAGMKQLVVAGDESDGGGETEKLHVSSTPASELDDSEVNIVTVTTDDIVTLATEALAASAVAQLTVVPVAASVSADETEALKAEITKAVERVQEADPNTQILYACDSCGEKFADASSLAQHVRIHTAQALVMFQADSDFYQQYGGAGAWQAAEQVLQGGQLLFRTREGEGEVEGEVEGEVEAGGDEAAHAQAPREGTEGAPGTEPGVLAEPETVEMECAHQEE